The genomic segment CCGGACCATCAGTCCTACCTCGACAAGGTTGCCACGATCATGGCCAGCAAAACAGAGCTGGAGCTACAGGTATGCCCGCTGGTCAGTCGTGGCGAAGCCAACACCCTGGGCGAAGGCTGGCAAGCCTTGGCGATTGCCAGGGGACAATCCGTCAAAGCTTATCTGGCGCAGCGGCAGGATGAGAAAAAACATTCTCTGGGGGATCGTGTCTCCGTTTGTAATCCGGCTATGGCTGAGACACCCCAAGTTGCGCTCGGATTTTAGTGAAGCACTGTGGCTGGTCTTGGTGATTCAGTGTTTTGGTTTGAGTGAGACAAATGTGAAGTGGTTCACATTTTTTGTGTCTATATCATCACAAAGTAGGGATTCCTTTATTTCCCGTTGTCAATAATGCGATCAGTGTCAGGCTGCGATATTCAGGCAGTGATATGCTGGCACTTCGTTAAAGGTACCATAAAGAGTGCAGTGTTATTGCGCTTAGTGGAACCAAGAGAGGTTGTCGATGTTCCCTGAAATTGATCCCCATTATCCTGAAGCCAACTCTATTGCAAATACGCTGAAGCAGTTTGTTAGCCAGTCAGCATCTCGTGGATCCGCCAAGGCGGCAGCCGTCATGACCCGAGAGGGAAGAATGCTTGGTGCCGCCCTTGATAAAGATACCAATGAGGACATCTTTGCTGCAATGAATGCATCGTTACTGATGTTGGCCCAGAAGGCGACAGATGAAATGTGTATCGGAGAATTCCGCCAAATGGTGGTGCTGGGTGATGCTGGTGTTATGCACCTGACTGAATTGGGTGAGGGGATTGTATTGGCAGTGGCAACTGGCGCTAGTTCTAATCTGGGTCGGGTGATGCTGGATACACGGCAGATCTCTGTGCGCTTGCGGCGTTGCCTGGACAGCCCGGGCTCGGTTCAGCATGCATCTTGATAGCAGTAGCAGTAAAGGCGGAGATCATTTATGAAGGTATTGGTGGAACAACGGGCGCGATCAACCGACCTGGAAGACAGTGTCTATCGGCTGGTCAAGAAGGCAGTACAGTTTGGCAAGAACATTCAGGTGCTTTTCCATACTGATGATTACCTGTGTTCAACCGACCGGTATCTGGTTGTGCTGGGAGGATCCGGCAGATTTCTGATTAACAATATCGACTTTGATGAGGTGCTTGCTGCTGCTCCGGATGCTTATCGGGCACGTGGCTTGAAGTCGTCACCACTGATTTCTCAAGTGGAAAAATGTGGTCGTGATATTCGTGAATTTTATTGGCAAGCGGCGTTTCAATCGTCTGGAGGACGGCTGCTGGATGGCTGTCGTGAGGATGATGTTATTCAGTTGCGGCAATGGCCCAACTTTACGCGTCTGTATACCAGTCCCAATATTTATCGTATTTCGTCCTTGCTCAGCGCACGTCCAACGACACTGGATGTGGCAGCCCGATTATTGTCTGTGCCCAAGGAAGAGTTGTATCAGTTTTACAGTGCTGCTTTGTACAGCGGTTATGCTGAAGTGCTGAATCGTGCTGTCGTCGCTGAAATCGAACTCAAACCTCACCCTTACGTGCGGATTGTGAAAATGTTGTTGGGTCGATTTGGTGGTGGTCAGCAAGCTGTACTCTGAAGGTTTCGAACAGCAAAAATCATCAATAAAAAAACCGGTTCTGGTGACAGAACCGGTTTTTTTATATTACTGTTGCCATATT from the Candidatus Thalassolituus haligoni genome contains:
- a CDS encoding roadblock/LC7 domain-containing protein, which encodes MFPEIDPHYPEANSIANTLKQFVSQSASRGSAKAAAVMTREGRMLGAALDKDTNEDIFAAMNASLLMLAQKATDEMCIGEFRQMVVLGDAGVMHLTELGEGIVLAVATGASSNLGRVMLDTRQISVRLRRCLDSPGSVQHAS